A section of the Hevea brasiliensis isolate MT/VB/25A 57/8 chromosome 17, ASM3005281v1, whole genome shotgun sequence genome encodes:
- the LOC110635235 gene encoding pectinesterase PPME1-like: MAKRLNIISLAQCTILAIVLAAITVSADDATPIPDTPDGIQAWFDANVKPLADRAGTLEKALEAAEATPKTIKVRADGSGEFKTITDAVKSIPAGNKERVIVDIGPGTYTEKVTIERDKPFITFLGPPDKATLAFGGTAAEYGTVYSATLQVDSDFFVASNLIIQNTAPRPDGKRAGAQAVAFRIGGNMAAFYNVKMLGFQDTLCDDKGFHFFKDCYIEGTVDFIFGSGKSIYLQTEIRVLADAEQTVITAQARETEAQDVGYSFVHCSVTGTGTGAFLGRAWMPMPRVVFAYTSMTEVINPEGWSSNNHPEREAQVFFGEYKNTGPGAAPAGRVKYAKQLTEEEVKPFLSLGFIKGTSWLLPPPKA, translated from the exons ATGGCTAAGCGGCTTAATATCATTTCCTTGGCTCAATGTACAATCCTTGCCATCGTTCTTGCAGCCATCACTGTCAGCGCTGATGATGCCACACCAATCCCAGATACTCCAGATGGAATACAAGCTTGGTTTGATGCCAATGTCAAGCCCCTTGCTGACCGTGCGGGCACTTTAGAAAAAGCCCTTGAAGCAGCAGAAGCTACACCTAAGACCATTAAGGTGAGAGCAGATGGAAGTGGAGAATTCAAAACCATAACTGATGCGGTTAAGAGCATCCCAGCAGGAAATAAGGAGCGTGTTATTGTGGATATTGGCCCCGGAACTTATACAGAGAAAGTCACCATTGAAAGAGATAAGCCTTTCATTACTTTCCTCGGACCACCTGATAAGGCAACCCTCGCTTTTGGTGGTACTGCTGCTGAATATGGAACTGTTTACAGTGCCACATTACAAGTGGATTCTGATTTCTTCGTGGCATCTAATTTAATCATTCag AATACTGCACCTAGGCCGGATGGCAAAAGAGCAGGAGCCCAAGCAGTTGCTTTTAGGATCGGCGGTAATATGGCAGCCTTCTACAATGTTAAAATGCTTGGATTTCAAGACACATTGTGTGATGACAAGGGCTTTCATTTCTTTAAAGACTGTTACATTGAAGGCACCGTTGATTTCATTTTTGGAAGCGGAAAATCCATTTATCTA CAAACAGAGATACGTGTGTTAGCAGATGCAGAACAAACAGTGATAACAGCACAAGCAAGAGAAACTGAAGCACAAGATGTGGGTTACTCTTTTGTACATTGCAGTGTAACTGGAACAGGAACTGGAGCATTCTTGGGTCGAGCATGGATGCCGATGCCTAGGGTGGTGTTCGCTTACACCAGCATGACCGAGGTTATCAATCCTGAAGGATGGTCTAGTAACAACCATCCTGAACGAGAAGC GCAAGTATTCTTTGGAGAATACAAGAATACAGGACCAGGTGCTGCTCCAGCTGGACGCGTTAAATATGCCAAACAGCTAACTGAAGAAGAAGTGAAACCCTTCCTTTCCCTTGGCTTTATTAAAGGTACCAGTTGGTTGCTTCCTCCACCAAAGGCGTAA